The following proteins are encoded in a genomic region of Candidatus Acidiferrales bacterium:
- the lnt gene encoding apolipoprotein N-acyltransferase translates to MAQRSYFDWLWAIGSGAALSLAFPRTQYFWLAWFALVPLIYLAISQRWRVRRAFAAGYIAGLAFFSISCYWIYAVLRNYGNISPPAAIGVLGAMVAELACFFGLFAAGLCWMEQRYRSRLRLPGGSDAGGVPRLTHQEHPGYRAALLMAPFLWVALELGRTYVVIGFPWDLLGYAVAPQIGIVQLTTITGIYGLSFLLLGFNALVVWLLLERSWRPVGALIALVGALGVANRLIPWPHPAGAMRAYLVQTNLPQFSEYPQDWKERFQPAVDELERLTVEAVPPGKEPALVIWPEVPAPFYLNHDPEFRARARRIAQRTRSYFLVGIVDWRKRADGKMAPYNSAAMLDPAGKVIAQYDKIHLVPFGEYVPVRKLFFFAERLTAEAGDFEPGRERTLAATHRGKVATFICYEAIFPAEVRQFVERGAEALVNISNDGWFGRTAAPDQHLNMARVRAVEGRRWLLRATNNGHTVIVDPYGRIVSRLLPDQRSVLIGSFDFVSRRTLYARFGDWWAWLCVLLALGGGVHALTKKERKT, encoded by the coding sequence CCGCTCATCTACCTGGCCATTTCGCAAAGGTGGCGAGTCCGACGAGCATTTGCGGCCGGGTATATCGCCGGCCTTGCCTTTTTCAGCATCAGTTGCTATTGGATTTACGCCGTTCTGCGAAACTACGGAAACATTTCGCCGCCAGCGGCGATCGGCGTGCTAGGCGCGATGGTAGCCGAGCTGGCCTGCTTTTTTGGATTGTTCGCGGCAGGCCTTTGCTGGATGGAACAGCGTTACCGGAGCCGGCTGCGACTTCCGGGCGGCAGCGATGCGGGGGGAGTCCCGCGGTTAACTCACCAGGAACATCCGGGGTACCGGGCGGCGCTGCTCATGGCGCCCTTTTTGTGGGTAGCGCTCGAGCTGGGGCGCACTTACGTCGTCATCGGTTTCCCCTGGGATCTTCTGGGGTATGCGGTGGCGCCGCAAATCGGGATCGTCCAGCTCACCACAATCACCGGCATCTATGGGCTTAGCTTCTTGCTTTTGGGGTTCAACGCGCTGGTGGTGTGGCTTCTTTTGGAGCGAAGCTGGCGGCCGGTCGGGGCGTTGATCGCGCTGGTCGGGGCGCTGGGTGTGGCCAACCGGCTGATCCCCTGGCCGCACCCGGCCGGGGCGATGCGTGCCTATCTTGTCCAGACCAACCTGCCTCAGTTCAGCGAATACCCCCAAGACTGGAAGGAGCGGTTTCAGCCGGCGGTGGACGAACTCGAGCGGCTCACGGTCGAGGCGGTTCCGCCTGGCAAAGAGCCTGCGCTGGTCATCTGGCCGGAGGTCCCGGCTCCCTTCTATTTGAACCACGATCCGGAATTTCGCGCGCGGGCGCGGCGCATTGCCCAGCGCACCCGGTCCTATTTTCTCGTTGGTATCGTAGATTGGCGGAAACGAGCCGATGGGAAAATGGCACCGTACAACAGCGCAGCGATGCTCGATCCCGCCGGAAAGGTCATTGCGCAGTATGATAAAATTCACCTGGTTCCTTTCGGCGAATATGTGCCTGTGCGAAAGCTGTTCTTTTTTGCCGAGAGGCTGACTGCGGAAGCGGGGGATTTTGAGCCGGGGAGGGAGCGGACGCTGGCGGCCACTCACCGGGGCAAGGTGGCAACGTTCATCTGTTACGAGGCCATCTTCCCGGCCGAGGTGAGACAATTCGTCGAGCGCGGCGCCGAGGCTTTGGTCAATATCTCGAACGATGGCTGGTTCGGGCGCACGGCGGCGCCGGACCAGCATCTGAACATGGCCCGCGTGCGGGCAGTCGAGGGGCGACGGTGGCTACTTCGAGCGACCAATAACGGGCACACCGTGATCGTAGATCCTTACGGCCGGATCGTAAGTCGCCTTCTTCCCGATCAACGCTCGGTTTTGATTGGCTCGTTTGATTTTGTTTCCCGGCGGACGCTCTACGCGCGCTTTGGCGATTGGTGGGCATGGCTTTGTGTCCTGCTGGCGCTGGGCGGAGGAGTCCACGCCCTGACGAAGAAGGAGAGGAAAACATGA